The following DNA comes from Halobacillus litoralis.
AAGGGGACCTGCCTTTTGATGTGCATCTTCACCATTATATCTTTAACATAAACGATTTAAGAGAATACTTGAACAATAACCAGAAGAGGTCAGGTGAAGGAACAAAACAAGTGAAGGTTGGAGCAGTGAAAATATTCTTAGACGGTACCCAGCGCTTATATACGGCTGCGATGAGGAATCCTTATCCAGTGGAACCATCAAAAGCAGGTTTGTTGGTCTATACGCAAGCCCAATTAAATGACATAGTCCGTACAGCAGGTGAGAACGGAATGCAAGTAGCCATGCATGCGATCGGAGATAAAGCTGTAGAGCAAGCTGTGACAGCGTTGGAGCAGCCGTCGGCAACTACCGGTGCGCTGCGTCACAGAATCATCCATGCCCAAACCCTTGCACCAGATTTAATTGACCGCTTAAGAAGATTGAAACCTTATATTGAAACACAGCCTTCATTTTTATTAGAAGAATGGGATAAGAAACAAAACTGGTCACCAGATGAACTTCTCCCTTACTGTGATCCTTTTCGCAGTTTACAAAAAGACCATATTCCCCTGACTCTGAGTTCAGACTTGCCGATCGGTGCATTAAACCCGTGGGTAACGATATTTGCTGCGGTTAACCGCACAGATCTTAATGGGAAACCTGAAGGGGGATGGATTCCCCAGGAAAAACTAACGGTAGAAGAAGCTTTTATAGGATTTACAAAAACCCCTGCAGCACTGGAATACAGGGAGGGGAACAAGGGAATGATAGAATCTGGTTATCAGGCAGATTTCATTTTATTGGACAGGCACCCTCAGGAAGTCGATCCAGCTGACTTGGCTCAAATCGAGGTGCTTGAAACATGGCATAGAGGAAAACGAGTGTATAAAAATGATGATATTTCTTAGCTTTCCTTGTCAACACTCCTTCCATCAGCCATAATGGATATAAGGTGATGGAAAGGGGAGGATGGGTCCGTATGGACAAACTAATTTTAGTACGCCACAGTGAAACTGAAGGACAGCATGAAGATTCACCCTTGACGAAACTAGGAATCAGGCAAGCTCAAACGCTGGCTAATTTCTTGGATCAAGCTAGCTATGAAGTCAACCGGATTATCTCAAGTCCTTATTTAAGGGCCGTAGAAACGATCAAACCTTTCGCCAGAAATAAAGGGATCGACATTGAGAAAGACGAACGGCTGGAAGAACGGGTGCTGAGTCATGAACCCATTGATGATTGGGAAGAAGTCCTCCATGACACCTTTCAAGATCCTGATCTGAAATTGACTGGTGGAGAATCTTCACAGGAAGCGAAGAAAAGAGTTGTGACTCTCATAGATGAACTAGAGAGTCAGGACTGTGGGAATGTCCTCCTCGTCACGCATGGAAATTTACTTGCCTTACTTTTGCAAAAGTATAATCGGGAAATCGGTTTTTACGATTGGAAACGCCTCTCTCGCCCGGATGTTTATTTAATCCAAAAACAGGGCGGAGAATATATAGTTGAAAGAATTTGGGAAGACTGAAGTGGGAAATCTTCAGTCTCCCCTTTTCTTTCAACTTACGCGCAAAAATAGTCGAACCATTGAAGGAATTGCGATTTTTCTATAAAATCGTTATTATATATTGTGGTGTTTATCTTTGCCGATAAAAGTGAATGGTAGTTGTATAAGCACTCGAATCCAACATGAAGGAGGAGAAAATCGATGGCATTTGTTATTACATCCCCATGTAAAGAGGAGAAATCCGGGGAATGTGTCGATGTGTGTCCAGTAGATTGTATCGAAGAAGGGAAAGATATGTTTTATATCGATCCTGCGATTTGCATAGATTGTGGTGCATGTGAAGCTGTTTGTCCGGTTGAAGCGATTTATATCGAAGATGAGGTACCAGAAAAAGAAACGCCATACATCGAAATGAACCGGAAGTTCTTTGAAGAACAGTAATGAACATATTAGAAAACCGTCCTACACATGGGGCGGTTTTTTCGTATATGTACTTATGGAACTTATGATAGACAACGACTGAATGTATAGGAATCCTCTATTCAGGGTAGATACAAAGAGGACTATATTAAGGGAGGAGTATCTATGACAAGCTTAAATAATCAATCAGCCATTATTACAGGGGCTAGCAGCGGAATTGGAAAAGCCATTGCCCATCAGCTGGCGAATGAAGGCACGAATGTTGTTTTAGCAGCTAGAAGAGCGGACAAGTTGAAAGATCTTGCTGAGGAGATCGCAGAACAACATGGAGTAGAAGCTAAAGTCGTGGAAACAGATGTCACCAAAAGGGAAGATGTAGAAAATCTTATAGAAGAAACGAAGTCCGCTTATGGGCGAGTAGACATTTTAGTGAACAATGCAGGTGTTATGCTCTTATCCTTTTTGAAAAATGATCATGTTGATGAATGGGAACAAATGGTTGATGTTAATATCAAAGGGGTCTTATTCGGTATACATGCATGTCTGCCTGCGATGCTCGAACAGGAAGCGGGCCACATCGTCAACGTTTCATCTGTTGCCGGCCATGAAGTTTTCCCTTCCAGCACCGTATATAGTGCGACCAAATATGCAGTGAAAGCATTATCGATGGGAATGGAAAAAGAATTATCCAGGTCTGGAGTCCGTGTGACTAACATTTCTCCAGGAGCGGTCGATACAGAACTTACTGAACATATTACAGATGGTGATGTCATTGACATGTTCAAAGACAGAAGTATGGATCCGCTTGAAGCTGATGATATCGCGAGAGCCGTCGCTTATGCTGTCACCCAGCCATCTTATGTTAATGTGAATGAAGTGATTGTGCGGCCGATGCACCAAAAATAAAAAATGGATGACCGCAGTAAACTGCGGTCATCTTTATTGGACAACTTTGAATTTTTTATGGTTATCCAGTTGATCTTTTTCTTGAACATCCATGTTTTTTACTTTACTGAAGGGTGTCGGTCCATCTTCAATTTCCTTTATGAACCTGCTGAGCTGATCAGTCGGCCCTTCTGCTTCTATCAATACGGTACCATCGGGCTGGTTTTTCACAAGCCCATAAATCCCGATTTGATCTGCTACTTGCTTTGTCGCTGCCCGGAAGCCGACGCCTTGAACGCGGCCATGGACTGTTATTTGTTTTCTTTCCATCGTCAAGTACCTCCTCTCTCATACAATTTCATGATTCCCCTGTAAGCAGATCTTACAAACATAAAAAAAGGAGTTTCTGTTCATGAAATCGATACATATAAACGATATAAATGGGTTTTCCATTGGTCAAAAAGAAGATCCGGAGGGCCATACAGGATGTACGGTCATTCTTTGTGAAAATGGGGCCGTTGCAGGAGTGGATGTCCGTGGTGGAGCACCGGGAACGAGAGAAACGGACCTGCTGCAGTCTGAAAACCTCGTCCAGGAAGTTCATGGGATCTTTTTAGCAGGTGGCAGTGCTTTCGGTTTGGATGTTGGCTCTGGTGTGATGAAGTTCCTGGAAGAAAACGACGTCGGTTTTGATGTCCGAGTCACAAGAGTACCGATTGTTCCAGGGGCCATCCTTTTTGATTTAATTGAAGGACGCGCGAACATACGCCCCGACAAGGAAATGGGGTATCGCGCTTCTGAAATTGCCTGGAAGATTCCTGGTTTCAAAGCTGGGAATTACGGTGCAGGTGCGGGGGCGGCGGTAGGTAAAGCTCTTGGCCGGAAACACAGTATGAAGGGCGGAATAGGAAGTTGTGCATATTCTGTAGGGGATCTCAAAGTGGGAGCTGTAGTGGCTGTCAATTGTTTCGGTGATGTCGTAGATCCGAATACCGGTGAAGTCATAGCCGGTCTGCAAAATGCTGGACGCTTCTTAAATACAGAAGAGCAAATCATAAATCGAATCGATCAATCACAGACTAATCGATTCCGTGAGAACACCACTATTGGAGCAGTATTGACGAACGCAAAGCTACATAAATCTGAAGCGAATAAACTTTCCTCCATTGCTCATGATGGGCTGGCGAGGACGATCAGGCCTTCTCATACTTTTATTGATGGGGACACACTTTTCACTTTAGCAACAGGTGGGGTGGAGTGTGATTTGAATGCCTTGAGTGCTCTGGCGAATAAAGTCGTTGAAAAAGCGGTCATAAATGCTGTGAAGTCCGCTGCATCACAGAATGATTTAGTTTCTGCTTCAGATATTCTTAAAAAGAGGTGAAAAAATTGTACGTTTTTGTTTATGGGTCCTTATGCAAACATCAGAAAAACCATGATTTATTAAATGAGGCAGTTTTATATGCCGAACAAGCCTGGACAGCGGGAAGTCTTTATACCGGATCCAGCTACTACCCGCTACTCATAAAAGATGATACGTCTATCACTTATGGTGAATTGTATGAATTAAACGAGAACACGCTGGAACACTTGGATTTTTTAGAAGGGCATACTTCAAAAGAACCTCTATTTAAAAGAGAGTCCGCCCTGGTGGGGACAGAAAAGGGTGATGTTGAAGCATTTGTCTATTATTGGCCGCATGCCACCGAAGGAACGCATGTGCCTTTCAATGATTGGAAAGTTCATCAAATGACAGCCGATCCTTTTATTTATTACTTCGCTTACGGATCATGTATGGATCACGTCCGTTTCACTGAACATAAAGTAGACCATCTTTTTACTGAGTTGAAGGGTAAGGGAGAATTGGAGCATTACCGTTTAGGATTTTCCCACCACCTCTCAGACGGGGGACGTGCAGATATCATTGAAGACACAGGTCATTCAGTCGAGGGGGTAGTGTATGAAATATCTGAAAATGCCTTAGAATACTTGTATCAGCGTGAAGGAGTCAACACGGGTGGGTACCGTCCTACAGTCGTCGACTTGATATTAAATGATGATACATTGGTTCAAGCATTGTCATTTACTGTATTAGACAAAAAAGATGATCTTACCCCACCTTTACACTATGCTTCAGAGATCCATCGGGGAGGTTCCAAATACTTATCTCCTCACTATATGACAGGAATTGAACAGCGTTTTTTAAACGATCTCCCTGTCAGGGACTTTTATGACTATCTACA
Coding sequences within:
- a CDS encoding alpha/beta fold hydrolase; this translates as MYVFVYGSLCKHQKNHDLLNEAVLYAEQAWTAGSLYTGSSYYPLLIKDDTSITYGELYELNENTLEHLDFLEGHTSKEPLFKRESALVGTEKGDVEAFVYYWPHATEGTHVPFNDWKVHQMTADPFIYYFAYGSCMDHVRFTEHKVDHLFTELKGKGELEHYRLGFSHHLSDGGRADIIEDTGHSVEGVVYEISENALEYLYQREGVNTGGYRPTVVDLILNDDTLVQALSFTVLDKKDDLTPPLHYASEIHRGGSKYLSPHYMTGIEQRFLNDLPVRDFYDYLQKRSRKKMIQTMWSKFTARDFSTQQYVNFTHRSSADEAIIIVHGITAELDHQREFASSCTRNADVFLPILRGYVQNRGDIGYIGQFDDDLFDFIHFIEAKGYEKITLIGHSMGCANILRLIRKNPLLADEYIFVAPFFHPRLPVYHEDATEQPEPRTDVDYTVYDKKVFFLMILHKMNIHRFNQHTVAEIPDEFHHSGRLHLSFRLLVSRFLEHIPSTIFEGIENRISIYVGEKDEIIQHEQLRDWVKEKWGHEVQFIKGTDHNHILHHPDLHEAIS
- a CDS encoding indolepyruvate ferredoxin oxidoreductase subunit alpha, whose amino-acid sequence is MAFVITSPCKEEKSGECVDVCPVDCIEEGKDMFYIDPAICIDCGACEAVCPVEAIYIEDEVPEKETPYIEMNRKFFEEQ
- a CDS encoding P1 family peptidase, producing MKSIHINDINGFSIGQKEDPEGHTGCTVILCENGAVAGVDVRGGAPGTRETDLLQSENLVQEVHGIFLAGGSAFGLDVGSGVMKFLEENDVGFDVRVTRVPIVPGAILFDLIEGRANIRPDKEMGYRASEIAWKIPGFKAGNYGAGAGAAVGKALGRKHSMKGGIGSCAYSVGDLKVGAVVAVNCFGDVVDPNTGEVIAGLQNAGRFLNTEEQIINRIDQSQTNRFRENTTIGAVLTNAKLHKSEANKLSSIAHDGLARTIRPSHTFIDGDTLFTLATGGVECDLNALSALANKVVEKAVINAVKSAASQNDLVSASDILKKR
- a CDS encoding acylphosphatase, giving the protein MERKQITVHGRVQGVGFRAATKQVADQIGIYGLVKNQPDGTVLIEAEGPTDQLSRFIKEIEDGPTPFSKVKNMDVQEKDQLDNHKKFKVVQ
- a CDS encoding SDR family oxidoreductase, whose amino-acid sequence is MTSLNNQSAIITGASSGIGKAIAHQLANEGTNVVLAARRADKLKDLAEEIAEQHGVEAKVVETDVTKREDVENLIEETKSAYGRVDILVNNAGVMLLSFLKNDHVDEWEQMVDVNIKGVLFGIHACLPAMLEQEAGHIVNVSSVAGHEVFPSSTVYSATKYAVKALSMGMEKELSRSGVRVTNISPGAVDTELTEHITDGDVIDMFKDRSMDPLEADDIARAVAYAVTQPSYVNVNEVIVRPMHQK
- a CDS encoding amidohydrolase, producing the protein MILENVRIFQPYRSFNQNQKYAVEIEGEQIKKIHSSPYEGKEETINGDGKVLCSSFNDSHMHFLRYGLLKKELDFTEVTSWEEMKVLIENHYSELEQYDWVYGKGFNDDQFEDIDHLLTADDLNEIQVNAYMYFMHQDGHECVISEKAIELLKKEEDFKKEPEEFKEKNADGQWNGRFKDTAVHYIKRHFWGRSTEDAKEALRKAAPKLSEHGVTSFHTDDINFIGSYDRLWNAYTELEEEGDLPFDVHLHHYIFNINDLREYLNNNQKRSGEGTKQVKVGAVKIFLDGTQRLYTAAMRNPYPVEPSKAGLLVYTQAQLNDIVRTAGENGMQVAMHAIGDKAVEQAVTALEQPSATTGALRHRIIHAQTLAPDLIDRLRRLKPYIETQPSFLLEEWDKKQNWSPDELLPYCDPFRSLQKDHIPLTLSSDLPIGALNPWVTIFAAVNRTDLNGKPEGGWIPQEKLTVEEAFIGFTKTPAALEYREGNKGMIESGYQADFILLDRHPQEVDPADLAQIEVLETWHRGKRVYKNDDIS
- a CDS encoding histidine phosphatase family protein produces the protein MDKLILVRHSETEGQHEDSPLTKLGIRQAQTLANFLDQASYEVNRIISSPYLRAVETIKPFARNKGIDIEKDERLEERVLSHEPIDDWEEVLHDTFQDPDLKLTGGESSQEAKKRVVTLIDELESQDCGNVLLVTHGNLLALLLQKYNREIGFYDWKRLSRPDVYLIQKQGGEYIVERIWED